GACGCGCCCGACTCGTTGACCATGACGATCGCGATGTCCTTGCCGAGGTCCAGGGCGCGGACGAACGCCTCCGTCTCGCGGCTGGCGGTGCCGTTGCCGATGGCGACGGCCTCGATTTTGAACTTCTTGACGAGCGCCTTCACCTTGTCGGCGGCCTCCTTAATTTTGGCCTCGGAGGCCTGGAGGTAGACGACATCGTTGTGGGCCATGCGGCCCTGCTTATCCAGGCAGACGAGCTTGCAGCCGGTGCGGTAGCCAGGGTCGATGGCGAGCACATTCCTCTGGCCCAGGGGCGCGGCGAGGAGGATCTGGCGCAGGTTCTCCTTGAAGACGCGGATGGCATCCAGGTCCGCATGGTCCTTGGTAAACTGGCGGACCTCCGTCTCCATCGACGGCGAGAGGAGGCGGGCGAGGCTGTCCGCGGCGGCCTCGCGCACCTGGCGGGCGGCCGGGCTTTCGCCCTTGACGACGAGCTGCTCGACGGCGAACATCGCCTCGCCCTCGGGGGCGACGGTCTTGAGGGTCAGGAAGCCCTCGTTCTCGCCGCGGCGCATCGCGAGGACGCGGTGGGATGGGGCCGTCGCGACGTTCTCGTCCCACTCGAAGTAGTCGCGGTACTTCGCGCCGTCGGCCTCCTTGCCCTCGACCATCCGGCAGACGAATACGCCCTTTGTGACGTACAGCTCGCGGAGCTTCGCGCGGACATCCGCGTTCTCGCTGACCCACTCCGCGATAATATCGCGCGCGCCGGCGAGCGCCTCATCCTGGTCGGCGACACCCTTCTCGGCGCTGACGAAGGCGGCGGCCTCCGCGAACGGGTTGGTATTGCGCTGCTGGGCGTAGATGAGCATGGCGAGGGGCTCAAGGCCCTTCTCGCGGGCGATGGTGGCGCGGGTGCGGCGCTTGGGCTTGTAGGGGATGTAGACATCCTCCAGCGCGGCCATCGTCTCGGCGGCCATGACATCGGCCTTGAGCGCGTCCGTCAGGAGGTTGCGCTCCTCAAGGGACTTCAGGATCGCCTTGCGGCGCTTGTCGAGCTCGCGGAGCTGGCCTACGCGGTCGCGGATGGCGGTGATGGCCACCTCGTCCAGGCTGCCGGTGACCTCCTTGCGGTAGCGGGCGATGAAGGGTACGGTAGCATCGCCGTCGAGCAGTCCGACGGTGGCGTCCACCTGCTGCGGTCGGACGGCGAGCTCGGCAGCGATTTTGGCGGCGCAGGTCTGGGTCATGGCGTGCACCGTGAAAGGAGAGTTGAACGTATCCATCATGCGGCGGAGGAGGGGAGAGGTCAAGGGAAAATTATGAGTTACAAGTTACGAATTACGAGTTGAACAGCCGGGGATTACGCGCAGAGGTCGCGGAGGGCGGAGAGGGGATGTCCGAGGGCGGTGGGCGCGTGACGGCGTAGGATCGGAGCGCGAGGTTGGCTGGGGATGAGGGCGGCGTGCGTAGGGCCGGCGCCCCCGACCTCTCTCCCCCTAGCCCCCTCTCTCCAATTTCAGAGAGAGGGGGGACCGATCCCTGAGGGCTTCGCCCTCAAACTCCCATCGCCCGGGTTGCGTACAGGCAAACCCGGCGAGCAGTACAGGCGCGATGAATCGCGCAGGCTACAGAAATCAGCAGTCCCGAGTAAATTGGGGCGGGTTCGTGATTTGTTAACGGTGACGGGTTGCCTAGAAGAGGATCTGTACCTCTTTGACGGTGTCGCCATCGACTACCTGGAGCTTGCCGCCTTTTACCTTTTGCTCCAGGAACCAGTCGTAGATACGGAGGGCGTTTCGTACGACCTCCGCGTTGGTGGAGGCGTCCGAGCGCTCGCGGATTCGCATGAGCCTCTCGTGGGCCTCGGGGGAGAAATCGAGCTGGAGGCGGAGCCGCTTGGCTGCCTCTCCCTCCGCTGTCACACCTCTTCTAAGCTTCGTCGTCATGTTAATTACTCCTTTTCCGTCTCGGCAAGGAGTCCGAACTTATTCAATTTAGCTCCTCACCTCGAACTTGCGGTGCTTGTGCCTCCGGCCAGGAGGCGAATTCTGTGATGTGCTCTACCTCTTCGATGCCGTCCCGCGCGGGCCGGGGTGGCGATATGACTCTCGTCCGCACCTTTATGGGCGCGAGGTCCGGTATTGTGTCGTATTCATCCGCAGGCAGGGTAGTGTCGAGCGTGTTCCTGGCCGCGTTTGAGTCGTTACCTTCTAGAATAATCATAATCTGTCCCCGTCACTTGTGTCTGCGACGACGGCGCCCTGCGGCCAGGGCCTGATCTGCTCGATCGGAATATTCAGTTGTGACCCGGCAGGCCGGGGAGAGGTGCTGATGAGCAGCACCGTAAGGGCTTTAAGGTCCTCTATTGTCTCGCAAGAGAAGACCTCAACGCTTATGATATTTGGAGTCGAATTCCTTCCGCACATGCTTTTGTTTCTCCTGAGAATCTGCCGCGTAACCGTATGGACGAGGTGTTGTGGCTGGCGTGATAAGCCATGACGGCGCCGGCCATACCGGGGCGGTTGAAACCCATTCGAAACGTATTGGACTGTTTGCGCTGAGACATTGGGACCCTCCCAAGGATGAAATACGGCTCCATTATGGTCATTAGAAGCGCACGTGTCAAGACGGGATGAGGGGGATTTTGGGGGGTACGGGGTACGGGGTACAGGGTACGGGGACAGCCGAACAGCATGCACCCTCACCCGACCGGCCAGGGCGCCGGTCGACCTCTCCCGTCGAGGGAGAGGTAAGAATGGGGCAGAACTGCCGTGGCCCTCATCCGCCGCGGCGGACCCAGAGCGGCAAAGGC
The DNA window shown above is from SAR202 cluster bacterium and carries:
- a CDS encoding RNA-binding transcriptional accessory protein, with the translated sequence MTQTCAAKIAAELAVRPQQVDATVGLLDGDATVPFIARYRKEVTGSLDEVAITAIRDRVGQLRELDKRRKAILKSLEERNLLTDALKADVMAAETMAALEDVYIPYKPKRRTRATIAREKGLEPLAMLIYAQQRNTNPFAEAAAFVSAEKGVADQDEALAGARDIIAEWVSENADVRAKLRELYVTKGVFVCRMVEGKEADGAKYRDYFEWDENVATAPSHRVLAMRRGENEGFLTLKTVAPEGEAMFAVEQLVVKGESPAARQVREAAADSLARLLSPSMETEVRQFTKDHADLDAIRVFKENLRQILLAAPLGQRNVLAIDPGYRTGCKLVCLDKQGRMAHNDVVYLQASEAKIKEAADKVKALVKKFKIEAVAIGNGTASRETEAFVRALDLGKDIAIVMVNESGASVYSASDVAREEFPNHDITVRGAVSIGRRLMDPLAELVKIDPKSIGVGQYQHDVDQPALAGGLNDVVVSCVNAVGVEVNTASKQLLTHVSGLGPQLAQNIVDYVGANGPFNSRKELRKVPRLGPKAFEQAAGFLRIRDAANPLDASAVHPESYPIVEAMAKDLGCTVAELMRSPERQATLDLKRYVTPTTGMPTLVDIRAELAKPGRDPRETFEEFKFADVQKPEDLRPGMKLPGIVTNITAFGVFVDVGVHQDGLVHISQLADKYVKNPADVVKVAQKVMVTVVSVDLERRRIALTMRGGGA